AAAAATATACATGGCAACCAGGAACGAACATAAAGGAAATCTGGAGATGTGTATCTggaaaagaacagctttttaGCTCAAACTTGTGCCACGTATAAAGGAGAGTTCTTCAATCACAGGAAATGAATCTACAGACTTAAGTTATAGACACTTCAACTCAAAACGTCACTATTATAGAAACTTAATTGCTTAAAGTAATTAACATTGTTGGTAAAAGCAGtcattttactgaaataagCAACTCCCAACTGAAGGTCTTAATACTGAGCtttcacaaatttattttactcCCCAAATTAACTTCTGACTATTTTACGATTCATATCAAATTCAGCCCCTTCAGTTATTCTGACGTTATATTACAGCTTCAGGATGCTACTAGTTAGcctcaaagaaataaatacttacTGATAAACTCCATTGTAGACCAGAAGCTGTGACACCAACGTGGCCAGGAAAGCAATTCCTACTCCAAGACCGAAGCCACTTCGTGATCTATCAAATGTCCACCACAGCCCAATTGACAGGGCTGCTAATGTGAGAGACAACTGGATATTGTTGGCAAAATCCACTTTCTGTGTTAGTTGTTAAGGAAAAGTTTGGAAATAACAAATGCAAATgtagttttctttgttctgttcatCATACTTCAATATAATAGTTTTTCCCACCATAAAAAATACAGCATAGCTGTATCTGTTACCACACACCTACAGtgtagaagaaaataagccTTGTAAATGTTGCCAGCATATCAAGAAACTAACAAGTGAAGACACTTCTTCATGTTTTTAGGGTCATAGTACTGTAAAAGAGCCAAGACCATTTACCTACCAAATAACACTACAGCTTTAGATGCACAAAAAATGCACATTACTACACCTTGGTATTCAGAATAAGGACTTTCCACCCTTATCTGGTCCTTTATTACACTACGCATGAAATCTTAATTCTGCCATTAGATTCCTTTAAATGACAGAGATTtactggagggaaaaaaaccaaaaaggtACTTGTCACTCTTTCTTCTACTGTGTTTAAATGACATGGTAGTTTGCATTTGGCAAAATGTTAagtgctttcttaaaaatgaaatgtagatAATATTACTGTGAAAGTACTCAACactgaaaatcagtttttatgAAACCTACAATAATGACTCAGGCTATTTGTATTGTTTCAtcttcttcaaaatattttggaaatatcAACGCATTCTCACTATTTGTTTCCAAAAGAGATTATTGAAAAGGCAGCTGGTGATTTTCAAAAGCCTGAAAGCAAATTTGTGGgatgaaaacataaaaatcacTGTCCTACTTTCTCACAAAGGCCTGGAGAGAGCTACAggaaattagaaagaaattcaactaataagtaaaattaattaattacaggataaaaataaatatcaaaaatatcagaaaaaatgTCAAATGAACAAAAACCACACCAAATATGGTAATGTGCAGAGCTAGTAACAAACCAGACAGCTTTCTGGAAGAGCTGTCAAGAAGGAAACACAGTACATTAATGTTACTCTGAAATATGTGCAACAGCTGTTAGAAAACTGCAAGGTTTGTTGCAAATAACTTGAACCATGCGAAGAAACACTGTCAGTTCTCTTGCATTTCTTCAAGGCAACAAAGTTCTATTTGCTCGCAGAGCAGGTACAGTTGATGAGAACTACAGGACTACATTAACAAATCtttgacaaaaagaaaacaaacaaggcTTGTAAGAGACACCACGAATGACTCAACTTTGACAACTCCAGCTTGTCTGGCCATGCAGGATTGGTTTTGCTCCTACAAGCCAACctagcaacaacaacaaaaatatccaAGGGCCACCTCAGAAAGAACTCTGTCAGCTCTCAATCATTCACCAACCTGTGCTTTCTTCCTGGAAATTCAGCAGCACACAGTCAGAAGCCTCTTAGCACTCCCACCAcacatttctgctgtgttggaGCTGACAGTGAAAGGAATGAACTGCAGAGAACATAAATGCTCTTTCAAATCAGTTTGTACCACAGTAAAGGTAACTAACAGCATCTAGGCCGCATTTGTGGAATGAGGTAACAACAGCTGAAAAATGCAGCGTGCAGCCCTGGTGTCACCCAGTTCTAACTCTTCCCCACACTTTACAAAGTGCACTACAAGTGTTTCACTAGTAACCTCAAGATTTGGCTTTAACTTTTAACTACAgtgttaaaagaaaatcaaatcttAAAATTAAAGCATTCTTCTGTGATACGTATCACGCATTTCCCTGCACttaatttttcagagaaaacaaagacaaagccCAGTGTTGAGAAATTCTAACGGAAAGATTTTTCTGAACCCAAACAGATGAGACTTACCATCTCCAATAGCCCTACAGTTTAACACTAAGACATACTCAGCATTTCCTTTGCAAACACACTGCACATTACATTTCTAACAACTCACGATGAGTGATGATGTAAACTTTTGCTTTACTGGAAACCTATTTCTTATTGCCAGTTTCATTGGCATACAGGATACAGCGCTGGCATGATTTATTCCCACAAAGACTGCTACACACCGCATTACACTGGACCATTCTCTCTTAAATTTATGTGGCTCTCCCAGATGTCTGTCCATGCATGGGTACAATAACCCAATCACAGctgtggaaaaacagaagaagaaaggcCAAAAAATTAAAGCACTGGCAATACTGAACTAAAACAAAGACTAGCTTGATTTTGACAATTACTGTAACCAAAACAAATCTTTTAAGCACACAATACAAAACACACATGgcaaaaaaatcactgaaaaacagtaatttaaacAGTTTCATGGTTTTAACAAGCCCTGTAGAACTGTTCAGCAGCATCTTcagacacagcagcagaagaCTGTAAGACTGAACCAACTGGAGAGGACTGAAGAGCTCTGCTCCCTGTCAGAATCCATGCTACCTCAATGGAATTAAAAAAGAGCAGCAATAGCTTGCAGACTTTTGAAAACCCCCATGTCAAATGTACACGTTAAAGTAACTGCAAAGCAAACACACCACAGTAAGAGAGGAGTGTGGTCTATAACAtcaatattttgtgttttcttttgttgttttacaaGCAGTTTTTGGGTAATGTTTTGCCTTTCTTCAATGCTACTATGAAGACTCAAGTAAGAGAGAAAGCCATTAGCCTACAGTAGCTGTTGAATACAGACAGCACACAGGACTTCCAAGCCCAGGGAACTGCTCTTTGAATATTTACTCCTAAATTTATTCTGCATTGCAGTTGCAGCTAAAAAGACTATTACCAACATAGCTGAGAATTAACACCGTTGCTTAATGTCAAactggtgctgcaggagggaggcagagaCTGAGAAATTGGTATGGACTGTAATACCCTCCATTTGGCATGCTTTTATAGGTGTGTTACAGAAAAAGCTCTTTATTTTGCCAGAGAGGAATCTGATCTTCAGCATTCAGGAAAATAAACCATGAGTAAAGctagagaggaaaacaaatcctCCACAAGCAATTTTCTTGCCAAAGACATCAGGCCAAACTGATGACTAGTAACagggaagaatgaaaaacaCTCTCTGAAAGCAGTCTCCATTGTCATTGATTGTAAATATGCAAAGTATCTTTATTTTGTTCATAAAAATAAACCACACTGCAAAGGAACGTTCACGTCACTTTCAGGAAGGCTGTACAAGTCAAAATGGTAACAAAGCAGACAAATTATCAGCATTTATCATAGAGATTGCCTGCATGTACACTAGCAGAGGggatgaggaaagaaaatgggaaaaaaaagtctgataatgaaagaaacaaaaataagtttatCAGGAGTCActtcagctgggaaaaaaaaaaatcaattaagtTCCATCTTTAAATCAGGTGGTTTAAAAGTAGTGCAAATACTTAGCAGGTGACTGCATTTTACAAACAATATCCAGTCTTGCCATCAAAACCACCAACACACGAGAAGCTTTTTGACTTCCCCGTTCATAAAACATCATTACTTTACCAGACATGTTTGTCTGGACTGATGGATTCAGAGGGCTTTCCTTTCAAATCAATTTCCTCTATGCTATCTGAGCTGTAGTGTTTCAACAAGCTATCAAAAGGAGAGCAATTAGATgagtagaaaaataataaacttaCACGTTACCATCAGCAAAACAGTGATATTAACTCAAAAACTCATTTATTGACTCATGTTGATACCCACAGAAGTAAGCTTCTCAATCTTATCAAAACTATCTGTAGGAAGATACTGCCTTTACTGTGAATGTTCACTAAGTCAGAATCCCTCAATCCTGGCTGCTAAAAATATTCCCTTAGTGAAGCATAGAACTGGCCCATATGATCAATAATCTTCAGAGCCATGCAGAAAGCCTAATCCCACCATCCTTGTAACATAGAATACTCCTCTTGACActtgaagatgaaagaaaaagggcTATTTCTTACTGCCTACAGCAGACAACTCACTTAAACTAGCTCCCAAACCACACAGAAAAGCCTCTCTAAGTGATCAAGGGAAAAACAGAGTATGTTCATATCATCCAACCCAATGCACACCCTAACTGAGGTACTCTGTGCTGTAACGTGCTGCTACAACTGCACTCACTGCATATCTCGCCTGAACTCCCTGAAAAGCAGTCAGACTTCTGAGTCCTACAGAGATAAAGCAATGCCTCAAACTAAACTGAGGAACAAATGGAAAGCTGGAACACAAAATGGGGCATTACTCAGGGTGCTTCACTTTGCTTGAAGcaagctgcagcacacagcaccatCTGATAAACCCAATGCCtgcagagcacactgctgtaATCCAGCCCTGAAGTTACACGTTGCACCACCCTCTGAAATCTAAGAAAATGGTACTCTAACctagcagaaaaataaaggtttGTGTTCTGCTAACAATATTACAGTGTAGCAAGTTAACAGAGCAAGAATTTTTAGATACATGTATGCCTATCTTCAAGGCGGTTGGGATAGCAACTAGCACATCTTTCACCTGAAGGTTTTTCTAACCATAACTCCCTATGCAACCTTTCACCCCCACGCCAGGCATACGTACACAATTGAACTTACCTGATGCTGTGCCACAGCAAGGTGGAACCCACCAAGCTGAGGAGAAGATGCTTGTGATCACATCAGGGGGGAAGAGAGTAACGTTCCTCTGGATCTGAAGCAAGTTTAACACTAATGCAAGAAATACCCCAATAAAAAACAGCACTATACCACGAATTACCAAATTCATGCCATGACTGGTTACAGATGAAATGTATGGACCACTCTTTTTTGGTAATGTTGGCTTTGCATCATTTTCCGCCATGACTTCTTATGCTCTCAGAGACATCCAACAGGCTCACTGAGGAGGATTCACTTGTAGTTGGGATTTCAATTAGGAGATACCCAAAccctgaaaaataataaaacatgggtgaaaaatacagataaaagaatatatatacagataaagatatatatatatttctcctaaacaaattcagatattttactGAGTTTTCTGAAGAAGACAATTAGTTctttgagaacagaaaaaacatcttatgaagaaaacaagttttacaAATAGCTGTCCACTAAGAAACAGTGTGGGATGGGATAAGCAGGAATGCAAAACCACAGCgataagagaaacaaaactgataTCAAATGAGAGATAGGCTTGCCTCATAGCAGCaataagttttgttttgcttccctCCTTTACACAACAACTAGAGATTATGTAATCCAGAAGCACATAACACAACCCTCAGTTTTGATACAGCCACAGGGGTTCACGGATTCTCTTCTtgaagagaaggcagaaaaCTCTCTTACATTGGAATGTAAGATCTGAGACATATTTTTCAGGATGGAGTCAAAATTTCAGCAATCCTGCAGTGCATCAACTTGTGTAACCCCAGATACAGAGCAAGAAACTTGGCTCACTGGAGAAGTAATCTCAGACTAAACCAAAATAACACGTTTTGTAAAAGGTATCATACATGATTACATACCCGAATTGTAGAGGCACAAAAGAATCTgagagcaaagggaagaaggagcTCCACCTGTCCATGCCTAGGATAGCTTTCTATATGAGTAACTGTAGGCACCACGTGAATGGCAGAGCTCCCATCCCAACccctctttaaaaaaaaataaaaaatgctgtcAATCAAGAGTCTTGTTATACATGGATTCAGTGCCACACTCATGTATAACAACAATTCTGACAGGCAGCTTAGCCACCTggaaacctaaaaaaaaaaaaaaaacaaataaaaaaaagaaccctGACAATGTTTTTAAATCTGGAGCTGCCAACTGGTGGCGGCTCCTGTTAACTCTTACTTGTGGCCATGTGGATGGCAGAAGAGTGGAACAGGAGCTGCAGCCTTCCTTTCCATGCCAGCTGACCCATAAGGACAGTGCAGAGGCTGCCCTACACTTTTGCTGACCCGATGCCAAAAGGCAAGGGAAATACATCTGGGCTGGTTAAGATAGAAAGCTCCAACAAAGATCTGAGGCCATGCTGCAGCATCCTCCAGCACTATTCCTTccaagaagcaaagcaaagggaaaaagtgTTCAAATCACATGCAACTTCCCGGTGACGGTCTGGGGAGGCAGCAGTTCTCTCAAAAAACACAAGATCTCTTCTGCCTGGATGCTTCTGAATAGTATTTGTAGTCACAAACACATCCTGGTGAGGCAGAGGGGGAAGAGGGCAAGCAGGGTGCCTGGTTCTGAGTCAGCAGCCTGACTCATGCCAAGCATTCAGACgtctgcagcagggctggcatcTGCAGCatgcttccttccagcaaaaAGGAGGTGCTCCGGgttttgctttcccttcctctggatggcatGGAGGCAGAGCCGAGATAATATATTTAGCctccaggaaagaaagcaggcAATGGCAAACAAATCACACCTTCAGCTGAGAACCTTCCCCACTCCGGGAACTTTGCCCACGATTGATGGCAGGAGTATACACACAATACTCAGGGGAAGTCTTATAAACACATGTTATCAGAGACATCCTTATCTCAATTCTTCCTAGGAAAACACACTAAACTGACTCTCCACTTTCTTCATTATCCCAACAGCTCTTGGCACTTCCTAAGTCTGAATATTCCTTTTTCTATACTGTATGAACAGAGTTGATATATACAATTCCAAACGTGGATCTCTTGGCCTCGTACAAGGAAGTTCCCACTTTTGTGTCTGCTCAAACAagttctgctgcagcacacagaccacctttgctttttttcactcCCACTAAGTAGTAGCTCACATCCTGTGATCCATCACTACTcccaattttttcttttctcctgttgGTAGCCTCCTGTTTCTTAGTACCAGCTCCAAACCTTACACATTAAATTTTATCCCACACGCATTACTCTGACACTCAATGTCATTCCATTTTTCCTGCAGAATATCCGTCCTCTTTGATCCTGCAAACATTTCCCAACTTCAAGTCATCAGCAAATATCAATACTATGGCCCTACTTTGTGCAAAGTCATCAACCAAAGCATTAAGCAAGACCAACTCGACTCCCAATCTTTGAGGAAATCTATTAATAATTTCCCTGCAGCTACTATTTCCCAATTTTATAACCATCTCTTGATATCTCTCTCTAACAAGACTCTGCTTGTAATTCTTTGAGTACAATAGTCTCCAACTTAATTAAGAATCATCAGCTGTCCCATGTGGCACTACGTAAAATGTTTTACTTATGCAAAAACTGATCagatcttacttttttttccttatgtcagAGAATGGGTTGCTGCCTTTTGTACGGCCCCTGCAGCAGGAAGTTATTTGATGCACTGTAAACTCCAGTGAGACTCTTACTGTGAGGCAAACAACTCTATCAGCACAAGGACACTTGTGGGCAAATGCCAATTAATGTGTTTGGAACACGTAATGACAGATCTCCAATTAATATGACACGGGGACTTCTGCCCTGGTTTCTCATCCTACACGTTGTTTCCATTTACTTTATTACAGATTCCAAGTTTTCTCTGCTGACTGGCTTCTGGCATACCACAAACAGAGAAActgaggagaagagaaaagcaaccgATGATCAAACCTATTATCAGGGTTCTTCTCAGCCTCTGACAGCTGGATATAAGATTCTCAGGCAGAGCACACACTTGCACATCAAAATATTTACTGCTGCTTCCTTTAATGTTGATGGAAATTAAGATTTCTAAAGACATCAACTCCTTCTTCTGAGCTGGGAGCCAGTGTGCCTCCTTTCAAGCCCTGCATCTTGCATAGGGTTTCCATTCAGATAAAATACTCCATCTATGGTACCAACATTACTTCTGAGCCCTTGTTTCTTGAGAACCAATATTCAAAGCTACAGAAGCACTCAGGAAGCTAGAGGCTGACATTGCACAAAGTCTCTGCTTCACTCTCCCTCTCTGGTGGCACACGGCCCCAGCCCAAGCTTTTTAGCAtaccaaacacagcagctgagaGAGCCAGGTATGGTCTGCAGGCACAATGTCTTGTCTTACAGAGTTAATAAGAAAATCATCACCCTTGACTTTTTAAAACACTTAGTCACTTAACTAGTTTATAACAAGAAGATCCGTGCTGCAAATACTCCCCAGTGCTCCGCAGCTCACCGAGAGCTTTCTGTTGGCTCACAGCAACGCTTCTCGCCCGATAAGATGCACTAcaaacagctcagcacagcaggagccaAGGAAGAAGGGACGTAtagcagcaggcagcaaaaCAACGGgacaccaccaccatcaccacctgTGCCCTAGGGGAGGCCGGCAGCACCAACCCTACCGCTCAGGACACGGGGCTGGGTAGCCCGGACACCACTGGCAGCGCTGACACCTCGAGGCACGTTACGAGGCCCAGCCCGCAGGCAGCAGGCCCGGCTGGGGGCTTGGCGCTTCCCGGGGCGGCCTCTCCCTGCGACAGCTCCAACCCGAGCCCCTCCGCGCCGCGCCCTCCCTCAGCGGCCGCCCTCGCCGAGCCCCGCGCATCCCCAGCCTCAGCNNNNNNNNNNNNNNNNNNNNNNNNNNNNNNNNNNNNNNNNNNNNNNNNNNNNNNNNNNNNNNNNNNNNNNNNNNNNNNNNNNNNNNNNNNNNNNNNNNNNgaggtaaaacaaagtaatttactaaataggtatcaacagaattttataaggagagagagtgtgaaattgatagtggatcggccttaccgcaacgctgagatgagaagcgcaggcagagaagcgcaggcgagaagcgcaggcagagaagcgcaagcgaagcagcgcaggcagagaagcgcaagcgaagcagcgcaggcagagaagagagcatcaggtgaccttgccgggagttatatctcctcgctgaccgcaaagccccctggggaaacgtagctgctcttctccgctggacaggcacccggaacttgagcatcagcagtcaaacccccagtacattgcatgatgttatgatgtggaataccgataatgaaaaatcatgaaaccatgacacaacCACAAATCATGTGCACGCATACAGATTTCCTTACATCTCCCCAGCCTCCTCTGCAAACAtatctgtttcctttctgtctacTCAGCCTTCTCAGTTCTCAGTCCTTCTGCACTCTGAGCCTTTGTTCTCCGTTAAAACAACGCGCTCAGCTACTTAGCAGAGAGCATTAAGTGATGAAGTCTGTGTACTCCTTTGGTGCTGCTCTAGAATTATCTTTTCATACAAGATGTAACGTTCTCTTCTTCACCTTCTGAAGCCATAAAATGCCAACCCTCTGCAGCTGAAGGGAGGCAGAGATTTATTAGCCTGTCTAAACCAGACTTTGAAAAGTGCAGAGGAAATTTCTGCTCAGCAGATGCCCCGCAGAAGGCATTTGCAACACTTAAAATTAACTTAATATTCCTTTTCAAGAGACTGAGCATCCCATAAAACTTGGGTCTCTTTTGTCCAGTTGCAGCCAGTTCCTCTCcagcattttctgctttctccacAACAGTCCATTTTAGATCTTTCTCAACTTCACACAGACACACTGAAGAAGTTCACAGTCCCTACAGTCCAATGATCTCTCCTGTCTTTTCAAGGGGCCTCTGGTTCTTCAGCACGCTGAAGCTGCTTCTATCCCAAAAAACTCTTATGGTCCAAATTTAATTTGACTGAACTACGAAACCCGAAAAGAAGGATTGTGTAGGTTATGCTGAGAGATTTGTAATGAGAATAACACAGCAGAAGCTGATGTGGTACAAGTGATACTGAGAGATCActtgaagaaataaagcaattcaAAGAATTCTCCTGGCAAGCAAAAACACATTTCACCATCGTACGTTTCAGCGAGCTGGTTTTaaatcaaaaccaaataaaatacCAAGAAATTTACAGTTAGGCGACTTCTTTGTCAGAtcattcagaaaaagaacatgagAACGATAGTTCAAgaatgagttttttttttagcaagttTATCGCACATGATTGTGGAAAATCTGCCAGGTTTAGAGTTTATTATCAAGGCAGCACTGGAAACCTCTGTACGAATAACATGTTGGATGCATTGCTAAGCTAAATCAGGTCCTAGGTATCCCCAAACAGTCAGTTTCCTCAGTGTGGCAGGGTTCAGCAGTGAGCATGACACCTGGTAGCAATAGCACTTGCAGCATCAGAACCAGAGAGCAGGCGAGCGTTGTAAGCTTTTGTTAAACCTGACAGTTTAACCTACTGCTGAAAAAGGAATTTATGGACCTCGAGTTTTGATTTAAGTCACTGATTTATCACTTTCATTCTGTACCAGATTTTGCCCAGTGAAAGTCTTTGCATTAACAATTCTACTTCTCTTAACAGAATTTCTTGGTGGAGGTTACTTATGTGAAGAGTAATCGGTCTCTTCTTTCAACATCCATTCTCTACCAGTGCCTTGCAGGCACACAGGTACGTCCAGTGCAATGGGGTAATATTTTTCAGACAAATATCTTTGTCAGGAAATGTCATGCTGGGACAACATGtagaaaacatctgaaaattcAGGTCAAATTCatcaaataatttgaaatagcAAAATGGAATGAAGAAAGCATGGCTGAACATtttaccaaaatattttctggatgAAACATTTCAACCACTCATATCAAATCATTGGTACATCT
Above is a genomic segment from Meleagris gallopavo isolate NT-WF06-2002-E0010 breed Aviagen turkey brand Nicholas breeding stock chromosome 7, Turkey_5.1, whole genome shotgun sequence containing:
- the INSIG2 gene encoding insulin-induced gene 2 protein isoform X1 encodes the protein MAENDAKPTLPKKSGPYISSVTSHGMNLVIRGIVLFFIGVFLALVLNLLQIQRNVTLFPPDVITSIFSSAWWVPPCCGTASAVIGLLYPCMDRHLGEPHKFKREWSSVMRCVAVFVGINHASAKVDFANNIQLSLTLAALSIGLWWTFDRSRSGFGLGVGIAFLATLVSQLLVYNGVYQYTSPDFLYVRSWLPCIFFAGGITMGNIGRQLAMYECKVIAEKSHED
- the INSIG2 gene encoding insulin-induced gene 2 protein isoform X2, producing the protein MDRHLGEPHKFKREWSSVMRCVAVFVGINHASAKVDFANNIQLSLTLAALSIGLWWTFDRSRSGFGLGVGIAFLATLVSQLLVYNGVYQYTSPDFLYVRSWLPCIFFAGGITMGNIGRQLAMYECKVIAEKSHED